The Streptomyces sp. V4I8 genome includes the window TCCAGGCCGGCATGTGCGGGTTCGCGATCGCGGGCGACCTGTTCAACGCGTTCGTGTGGTTCGAACTGATGAGCGTCGTCGCCTACGCGCTGACCGGCACCCGGGTCGAGGAGGCCAAGGCCGTGCAGGGCGCGCTGACCTTCGGGATCGTCACCTCGCTCGGCGCGTACGCCCTGCTCATGGGCATCGGACTGCTCTACGCCCGCACCGGTGAGCTCGCCATGGCACAGATCGGCCGCGGCCTCGACGCGCACGGCCCGCCGGACGCGCTGGTCCTCGCCGCCTTCGTCCTCGTGCTGACCGGCCTGCTGGTCAAGGCCGCCGCCGTGCCCTTCCACTTCTGGCTCCCGGACGCCCACGCCGTCGCGCCCACGCCCGTGTGCATGCTGCTGTCGGGCGCCATGGTCGAACTCGGCGTGTACGGCGTCTGGCGCGTGTACGGCACCGTCTTCGCCGGACCCGGCGGCATCCCGCCCGCCGACCTGGAACGGGTGCTCCTCGTGCTCGGCGCGGTGACGGCGGCGCTCGGCGCGGTCATGTGCTGGTACCAGCGGCACATCAAACGGCTGCTCGCGTACTCGACGGTCGCCCACACCGGGCTGTTCCTGATCGGCATCGGCGTACTGACCCCCGAGGCCGACGACGGAGTTGCGCTGTACGTCCTCGGGCACGCCGGTGTGAAGGCCGCCCTGTTCGCCTGCACGGGCATCCTCCTGGACCGGTACGGCACCGTCGACGAGCACGCGCTGCACGGCCGGGCCCGCGAACTGCGGGGCGTCGCCGTGCTGTTCGCCGTGGCCGGGCTCGCACTGGCCGGACTCCCGCCCTTCGGCACGGCGTTCGGCAAGGCCGTCACGGAGGAGGCCGTGGGCGGCCCGCTCGTCGCGCTGTACGTCGCCGCGAGCGCGGTCACCGCCGGGGCCGTACTGCGGGTGGCCGCACGTGTGTTCCTCGGGCTCGGCCCCGCACCCGAGGAACACACGGAGTACGAGACGACCGGCGCCGGTGAGCGCCCCGAGACCCGGCACCGGATCCGCCGCGTCCCCGACATCATGACCGCGGTCCCCGCCGTGCTGCTCGCCGGCTCGCTCGCCGTCGGCGTGGCCCCCGGCTTCGGCGAGGTCGTGGCCCACGCCGTCAACGAGGCCGGGTCCGGCGGCGCCGTGGTCCCCGCACCGCACTGGAGCGCGGCCGGCGTGCTCCTGGACCTCGCCTCGACCGCGCTGGCCCTGGGCCTCGCGGCCCTGGCCGTCACCCGTCCGGGGCTACTGGCCGCCCCGGACGGGACACGTCCGCTGCGGCGCCTGCAGTCCGGGCACGTCGGGGACTACGTGGCCTGGGTGCTGCTGGGCGCCACGGTGCTGGGCGCGCTGGCCTCGCCGGGCCTGCTGTCGTAGCTTCACCCGGCGGACAGGAGGGTCAGGTCCCGTACGTCACCTTCACCTCCTTGAAACCGAGGGAGTGCAGCAGGCCTTCGAGCATGTCCGTGGTGTTGGTCTCGGCGCGTGCCGTCAGCCGGCTCTCCTCGGCCGCGTCGCCGATGTGCTGGACCGCCAGCTGCTGCACGGCCTGTTCGCTGTTCGGGTTGTCCGAGAAGAGATCGCCGAGGCGGTCGAGGAGACCGCGCTCCTTGGAGACGGCGTAGGAGCGGTCGGGATCCAGAGCCGGCTTGCCGAGGGCGGCGTGCGGCAGGCGGAGCGTGGCGGACGTACGGTCGTCATTGACCGTGACGTCGTTCTCGCCGACCTTTCCGAGGTCGACATAGGCGTCCACGGTGCCCGCGCCGACGTACAGCGTGCGGGTGCCGCGGATCGCGTCGGGCAGGAACTTGGCGTCCTTCTCCAGATCCACGACGATCTGGAAGTTGCCGGACGCGGCGTCGTAGCGGCTCATGTCCTGGATGGACTGGAGCAGTGCGGGACCCGAACGGTCGTTGGTCTCGGTGCCGAACAGGTCCTTGAGGCCGGGGATCACACTCAGCCGGATCCCGGCGAAGAAGACGACGAGCACCAGGATCAGGGCGCTCACCACCTTCGCCCAGCCGGGCATGCGCTGGTTGACGCGCTTGATGGAAGTCGTCATGGCGACGTTCCTCCTTCCCTGTTCAACCAAGTACCCCCAAATCCCTTGCCGGACCTGCCCGTTGGCCGATTGCCGGCCCTTGCCGGAGCGGGAAGGGCGCACTGGCGTCAGCACGGGCATCGTCACCCCGTCCTCGCCCGCGTGTGAGCCGCAACGTTTCTGCTGACGTCAGTAGCATGAGTCGGCCACCGGAATGATCATTCGAGGAGCGGATCGTGCGAGAGATCGCCGTGTTCAGCGGTAGTGCCCACCCCGAACTGGCGGCGGAGGTCTGCGCTCACCTGGGGGTGCCGCTCAGCCCCACCCGGGTCAGCCGGTTCGCCAACGACTGCCTGGAGGTGCAGCTTCAGGCCAACTGCCGGGAACGGGACGTCTACCTGATCCAGCCCCTGGTCCGGCCCGTCCAGGAGCACCTCGTCGAACTGCTGCTGATGTGCGACGCCGCACGCGGGGCGTCCGCCCGCCGGATCACCGTCGTCATGCCGCACTACTCCTACGCCCGCTCCGACAAGAAGGACGCGCCCCGCATCTCCCTCGGCGGCCGCCTCGTCGCGGACCTCATGGTGGCGGCCGGCGCGAGCCGCGTCCTCGCCATGACCCTGCACGCGCCGCAGGTACACGGCTTCTTCACGGTGCCGGTCGACCACCTGCACGCGCTGCGCGAACTCGCCGCGCACTTCCGGCAGTACGACCTCTCCCGTACGACCGTCGTCTCGCCGGACCTCGGCAACGCCAAGGAGGCAGCCGCCTTCGCGCGGATGATCGGCGCCCAGGTGGCCGCGGGCGCGAAACAGCGGTTCGCGGACGACCGGGTCACCATCAGCTCCGTCATCGGCGAGGTGACCGACCGGGACGTCATCGTCCTCGACGACGAGATCGCCAAGGGCAGCACGGTCCTCGAACTCCTCGACCGGCTGCGGGAGATGGGGCCTCGCTCGATCCGCGTCGCCTGTACGCACGGCCTGTTCGCGGCCGGCGCGCTGAAGCGGATCGGCGAGCAGCCCGACGTACTGGAGATCGTGTGCACCAACACCGTGCCGGTGCCGGCGGAGGAGCGCACCGAGAAGCTGCGCATCCTGTCCATCGCCCCGGCGCTCGCCGAGGCCGTGCGCCGCATTCACAACGGGGAGTCCGTCAGCGCCCTGTTCGACGCGCCGGGAACCGAATAGACAAGGCGCCTCATAACGTGCCGGACGTGGCCTCCGGCTGGTTCAGGGCCGCGTCGAGCGTCGGATGCGGTGGCAGCAGCCGGGACAGGCCGGTGATCCTCAGGACGCGCAGGGTGAGCGGGTGGGTGCAGACCAGGTGCAGCTGCCCGCCGTGGTCGAGCGCCCGGCCACGGGCCCGGTAGAGCAGGCGCAGCCCGGAGCAGTCGAAGAACTCGATCCTGCGCAGGTCGATCACGATCCTGGCGTCGGGGTGCCCCGTCACCCGGTCCAGATACGGCGCGATCTCCACCGCGGCGGCGATGTCGATCTCGCCGTGGAACTCCAGCACCGTGTGACCCCGGTGCCGGTGGACGCGCAGATGCCGACTGAACGGCGCAGGATCCTGCTGCACGACGACATCGCCTCCGACCTGCTCACTTGCGGCGGGTTGCTCAAATCCAGTCCCCGCACTGCAAGTTACCCTCGAACGAGCGAATTTGAGCATGTTCGATTGACATATGTCTTCGAATTGCGGCAGACGCTTCGCGGGGGGATGTGCGCGAGGCGCGAGATGTGGGGGGGGCGCGCTACGACAACGCGTGCCAGGACTTGGTCAGGGCCTGGCGAAACTGCTCGGCCTGGTGGGCCGTGAGGTCCCGCACCATCCGCTCCTCCAGCTCCCGCACGGGCCCCGCGTGGCGCGTCAGCAGCTCACGGCCGGCGTCGGTCAACAGGATCAGCAGCTCCCGGCGGTTGCGGGGATTGCGCTCCCGGCGCACCAGCCCACGGTTCTCCAGGGACCGTACGAGATCGGCGATCGACTGAGCCGTCACGAACGAGTCGCGGGCCAGTTGTGCGGCCGACAGCCCGTCGTGCCGCTCCAGGACGGTGAGGGCCGTGTACTGGAGCGCGGTGATCCCGGACGGCTTGACCAGCTCATCGAGGTGGGAGCGCACAACCAGCTCCACCTGCTTCACCATGTAGAGAAGCGACGGAGCTGCCTTGGTCACCTGGGTGTCGAGCATGAGTTCAGCCTAGAGCATTGACAGGAAACCTGTCTGTAAAGAGACTGCGGACCAACAGGAATCCTGTTGGTTGAAAACTTGGCGATGGAGCTGAGGAGTGGCGATGACCACCTTCGAGATCGAACCCGGCCGCTTGTTCATCGGGGGCCGGTGGCGCGAGGCCGCCGACGGAGCCCGCACTGAGGTGGTCGACCCGTCCCGCGGAGCGGTCCTCACCACGGTCGCGGACGCCGGCGCCGCCGACGTGGACGCGGCCGTGCGCGCCGCGCGGGACGCCTTCGACAACGGCGCCTGGTCCGGGCTGAGCGGCCGTGAGAGGGGCAGGGTGCTGCACCGGGTCGCCGAGCTGATCCGGGAGAACGCCGACACCATCGCCGAGCTGGAGAGCCGTGACGTCGGCAAGCCGATCACGCTCGCCCACGCCGTCGACGTGACCAACGCGGCCAACGACTACGAGCACTTCGCCGCCCTCGCCCACGCCCTGGACGGCTCCGTCCGCGACACCCCCATGAACGCCCTCGCCTACGTCCGGCGGCGGCCGCTCGGCGTGGTCGCGGCGATCACCCCGTACAACTTCCCGCTGATCCTGGCCGGCTCGAAGATCGCCCCGGCCCTCGCGGCGGGCAACACGGTGGTGCACAAGCCGGCCGAGGAGACCCCGCTCAGCGCCCTGTACATGGCCGACCTCTTCAAGCGGGCCGGTGTCCCCGACGGCGTCGTCAACGTCGTGACCGGCGGCCCCGCGGCCGGCGAGGCGCTGCTGCGCAACCCCGGCGTCGACAAGGTCGCCTTCACCGGCTCGACCGGGGTCGGCAGGAAGGTCGCGGCCCTCGCCGGGGAGTCGCTCAAGCCCGTGACCATGGAGCTCGGCGGCAACGCGGCCCACGTGGTCTTCGAGGACGCCGATCTGGAGAAGGCCGTCGGCGCGGTCATCAAGGGCTTCGTCTTCAACACCGGGCAGTTCTGCATGGGCGGACCGCGGCTGCTGGTGGCGCGCCCGGTCTACAGCACGCTGCTCGGCATCCTCGCCGAGGCGGTGCCCGGCGTTCCGCTCGGCGACCCGCGCAAGCCCGAGACCGTCGTCGGCCCGATGGCGGGGGAGCGGCATCTGCGCAAGGTCGAGGAGTACGTCGACCTGGCCCGCAAGGAGGGCGGCCGCATCGTCTGCGGTGGTGAGCGGCTCGACCTCGACGGCGGCTACTACTACAAGCCCACCGTGATCGCCGACCTGCCGAACGACTCCCGCGTGATCCAGGAGGAGATCTTCGGCCCGGTCCTCACCGTCCAGCCCTTCGACTCCGAGGACGAGGCCGTCGAGCTCGCCAACTCCACGCCGTACGGTCTGGCCTCCGGTGTCCAGACGGGCAGTCTGGCCCGCGCCCACCGGGTCGCCGACCGGCTCCAGGCCGGCATCGTCTGGGTCAACGACTGGGCGATGCTCGACCCCGCGGTCCCCTTCGGCGGCGTCAAGGACTCCGGCTTCGGCCGCGAGTACGGCCCCGAGGCGCTCGACGCCTACACCACGACCAAGTCCGTCGTCGTCTCGCTCGACTGAGCGCCCCCGTCAAGGAGTTCGTACGATGTCCCTCCCCACCCGCGCCGCCGTCGTCGAGTCCGGCGGAGCACCCTTCACCCTCTCCGACGTGGAGCTCGCCCAGCCCGGACCGCACGAGGCCGTCGTCCGCATGGTGGCGACCGGCCTGTGTCACACCGACCTGGGCGTGGCGAGCGGCGGACTGCCCTTCCCCCTGCCCGGTGTCCTCGGGCATGAAGGCGCGGGCGTCGTCGAGGCCGTCGGCCCGGCCGTCACCGGCGTCGTGCCGGGCGACCATGTCGTGCTGTCCTTCACCTCGTGCGGCGACTGCCGCAACTGCCGCGGCGGGCACCCGGCGTACTGCGCGACCTGGCTGCCGCTGAACCTGATCGGCGGTCGCCGGGCCGACGGCACCAGCACGATCAGCAGGGACGGCGAGGAACTCGGCGGTCACTTCTTCGGGCAGTCCTCCTTCGCAGAGCTGGCGCTGGTCGACGAGCGCAGCCTGGTGAAGGTCGACCCGGAGGTACCACTCACCTCGATCGCCCCGCTGGGCTGCGGCGTGCAGACCGGAGTGGGCGCCGTCTGGAACGTACTGAAGCCGGTCACCGGCAGCACGGTCGTCGTCCTCGGCGCCGGAGCCGTCGGCCTGTCCGCCGTCATGGCCGCCGCTCTGACCCCCGCCACCAACATCGTCGCCGTCGACCGAGTCGCTGAACGCTTGTCGCTGGCCAAGGAGTTGGGCGCCACCCACACCGTCAACGCGGCCGAGGCCGACCTCGGCGAGGCACTGGCCCAGATCACCGGCGGACAGGGCGCCGACGGCGTCGTCGAGACCACGGGCAACGTCGGAGTCCTGCGCCAGGGCGTTGACGCGCTCGCCGCCCGCGGCACCCTGGTCGTCGTGGGCGCCCCGCCGTTCGGCACCGAGGTCGCCCTGGACGTCAACGGGTTGCTCGGCGGCAAGCAGGTCGTCGGTCTCACCCTCGGCGACGCCGAGACGCAGACCTTCATCCCCGCCCTGGTCCGCCTGGTGAAGGAGGGGCGGCTCCCGCTGCACCGCCTGATCAGCACCTATCCGTTCGCGGAGATCGACCAGGCGGTGCGGGACATGGGCGCGGGCAAGGCGATCAAGCCCGTGCTGACCTTCTGACCGCGGTCAGTCCATCAGCAGGACCAGCTTCCCCGTGGTCCGGCCGGTGTCGCCGAGGGCGTGTGCCTCGGCGACACCGGCCAGCGGGAAGGTACCGGCGATCGCGGGGCGCAGCTTCCCCGCCTCCACCAGCTCCGCGATCGCCGTCATGCCGCTGTGGGAGGCGTCCACGAGCATCCGTACGGCCCGTACGCCGAGCCGCTCGGCCTCCTCGTGGAACTCGTCCGACCCGACCGGCAGGATCGAGACCACGAGCCCGCCCGGACGCAACACTTTCAGCGAGCGCACGGAGGTCTCGCCGCCCAGGGTGTCCAGCACCACGTCCACATCCTTCACCGCCTCGGCGAAGTCCGTCTCCCGGTAGTCGATCACCTCGTCCGCGCCGAGGCTCCGCAGGAACTCGTGCTTGCCCGCACTCGCCGTGCCGATCACGTACGCGCCCCGGGCCTTCGCGATCTGCACGGCCACGTGCCCGACCCCGCCGGCGGCCGCGTGGACCAGCACCCGCTGCCCCGGCCGCACGTCGGCGTACTCGACCAGGGCCTGCCAGGCGGTGAGGGAGACCAGGGGCAGGGCGCCCGCCTGCGTGTGGTCCAGCGAGGCCGGCTTGTGCGCGAAGGTGCGGGCCGGGGCGGTGACGTACTCGGCGTGCGAGCCGTGGCCGAACGGGTAGGACAGCATCCCGAAGACCTCGTCGCCGGGCTGGAACCGGGCGACACCGACGCCGACCGCCTCGACCACTCCGGAGACGTCCCAGCCCAGGACGAAGGGCGGCTCGCCCAGGAATCCGCCGGTCGCGCGGTGCTTCCAGTCGGTCGGGTTGACGCCGGCGGCGCGTAGGCGGACCAGTACCTCGTTCGGGCGCGGCGTCGGGCGCTCCAGTTCCACTTCCTTCAGGACCTCGGGACCGCCGAGGACGTCCTGGCTGATGGCTCGCATCGTGTTCACAGTGCTCATGGTGAAACAGCCTGCCGGGAGCCGCCGCTCCGGAAAATGGCACGATTGCCAACCTTCGATAGGATCGTGCCATGCGTGGTGAACCACAGGTGGACCGACAGGTCGACCGACAGGTGGAACGGGTCGAGCCGGAGCGGGTCGAGCGGGTCGTGGTGCTGGCCCTGGACGGCGTCTATCCCTTCGAGCTGGGCATCCCCAGCCGGATCTTCGGCGCCGCCGACGGCCGGTACGAGGTCCTGACCTGCAGCGTCGACGGCCGGCCGGTGCACAGCAACGCCGACTTCACGATCGGCGTCCAGCGCGGCCCGGAGATCCTCGCCACGGCCGACACCGTGGTGGTCGCCTCCATGGCACCCCCGTACATCCCCACGGAGCTGCCGGCCGAGGTCGCCGCCGCGCTCGCGCTGATCCGCCCGGACGCGCGCATCGTGTCGATCTGCACCGCCGCCTTCGTCCTCGCCGCCGCGGGCCTCCTCGACGGCCGGAAGGCCACCACGCACTGGCATGTGACGGACCTGTTCCGGCGCCGGTATCCGCACATCGACCTGGACCCGGACGTCCTCTTCGTCCACGACGGCCGGATCCTCACCTCGGCCGGCGCCGCCTCCGGCATCGATGTCTGCCTGCACATCGTCCGCACCGACCACGGCGGCCGGCTGGCCAACGCGGTGGCCCGGCGCTGCGTCGTGCCCCCCTTCCGGGACGGCGGCCAGGCCCAGTACATCGAGCAGCCCGTCCCGGAGAGCGGAGCCGCCGATACGGCCGCCACCCGCGCCTGGGCCCTGGAGAACCTGGGCGAACCCCTCACCCTGGCCGACCTCGCCGCCCACGCCCGGATGAGCCTGCGCACCTTCGCCCGCCGCTTCCACGACGAGGTCGGCCTCAGCCCCGGCCGCTGGCTGATCCAGCAGCGCGTGGCCCGCGCCCGCCATCTGCTGGAGGCCAGCGATCTGCCGGTGGACCGGATCGCCGGGCAGGTCGGCTTCGCCACGGGAGCCTCCCTGCGCCAGCATCTGCACGCCGCGATCGGGGTGTCACCGCAGGCGTATCGCCGTACGTTCCAGGCGGCCGCCGATCGGTAGCGACCCCCGGTCGGTTTTGTGTGACTCCGCAGGTCGGCAAAGGTATTTGTCGATCCCTCACTCCGCCGTCGGCGGTGCGGCCCCCTGTCGCCTGGTACGGCTGGTGGCTGATGCCACTGGCCGTAGGCGGTGGGACCCGTTGCCGCCACGTTCATGAGCTCGGAGCGAATAACCGCGGGCGTCGCCGGTGTCGCGGCCACCGCCGCCAGCGCCGTCTGCGTACGCCTCCTGCTCCGCGCCCGGGCACAACTGCGCCGGACGGAGGGCGACTTCCGCGCCTCGCAGGCCGAGAACGCGCAGGCGCAGGCCGAGCACGCGCAGCAGTGGCAGCAGCATGTGGCGGGCCTGGAGCGGAAGTACGGCGCCGAGCGCGGCGCCCTGGAAAACCGGTTCGCCGAGCAGGCCGGCGCCTATGAGGCCCAACTCGCCGAGCAGGCCCGCGCCTACGAGGAGCGGCTGGCGGAGGAGAGCGCCTCCTACGAGGACGGATCGCCGCCCAGGCCCAGTCCTACGAGGTCCAGCTCGCCGCCCAGGCCGAGGTCTGGCAGGAGCGGCCGGCCCACCAGCTGGCCGCCGTCGCCCGGCTCGCCGACGAGCAACTGCCCGACGCGCTGCGCCGACTGCGCGAGGGTGAGGCCATCGACGACGTCCTGCCGACGGTCAACCAGTGCGCGAAGGTCAGCGCCGAACTCCAGGCGAACCTGCGCAAGGTCCTGCGCACCTCGCTGATCGGCGTCGAGGAGGAGTTCAACCGCTCGACCGCCGCCGAGCAGGCCGTGATCAGCATCGGCAACGGTATCCACGTGCTGACCAGCAAACTCCGCGGCCGGCTACACGAGTTGCAGGGCGAGCACGGCCGGCCGCCGGCCGTCGCCCGCGGCCTGATGGAGCTCGACCAGGCGATCGGCCCCGCCGGCTGTCTCAGTGTCCTCGGCGGTTCGGACCGCCCCGGCAGGCAGTGGCAGGAGCCGCAGCGTCTGCTCAGCGTGGTCCGCGGCGGCATCGGCCGGATCAAGGACTTCCACCGGATCGACGTGCGTCACCTGCCCGAACTCGGCGTCGACGGCGGCCTCGTGGACCACCTCACGCTGATCTTCGCCCACCTCCTCGACAACGCCGCCCGCTACTCGCCGCCCACCGAGCCGGTGATCGTCTCCGGCAAGGAGGTCCCGAACGGCGTCGGCATCGAGTTCCAGGACTCCGGCAAGGGCCTGAGCGAGGAGAAGAAGCGCGAGGCCGAGCACGCCCTCGTCGGCACCGCGGCCGGCGCGGGCCTCGGCGGCATCTCGGAGGACGCCACCATCGGTCTGCGCGTCGTCGGCATCCTCGCCCGGCGGTACGGCATCCGCGTCACCTTCGCGGACTCGCCGTGGCTCGGCACCTCGGTGGTCGTCGTGGTCCCGCACAAGTACTTCAGCCCGCTGCCCGCGGCCGCCTCCGCCACCCTGGCGGCGACCGCCCCGACGGCTCAGGCCGCACCGGCCCGCGAGTACACGTCCGCCGCGACGGCCCCGGCCGGCACCGCCGACGCCATGGACACCACGCCCGGCGGCCTGCCCCGGCACCGCAGCAAACGGCACGAGGCTCGCCATGAGGCACGCCACGAGCCGGCCGAACGCCCGGAGCGGACCGACGGGACGACCACCGTCCTCGCGGCCCCGCCCGACGCGTCCTTCGCCGGTCTGGCCGCCTTCGCCACCGCGGGCCGCGAGCCGGGTGAGGAAGGCGTGCCGGCCGCCGGCCGCGAGTCCACCGAGCAGCACAGCACTGAAGAGAGCGACTAGTCCCCATGACGCAGCAGGGAACCGACGTGAGCTGGGCGCTCCGCGACCTGGTGGAGAGCATCCAGGAGATCAACTTCGCCCTCGTGGCCTCCAGCGACGGCAAGGCCGTCACCTCCTACGGTGCCGATGACCCCGACGACGTGGACCGCTTCGCGGCCGTGGTGGCCGGACCGCAGGCGCTGGCCCAGCCGGCCGCCCAGCAGTTCCCCAAGTACGCGGGGCAGCTCAGGCTGGCGATGATCGAGGTCGACGGCGGCCACCTCTTCGTCGTCCGGGCCGGCGTCGAGACCTATCTCGGCGTCCTCGCCCGGGAAGGCCTCGACCAGGGTCTGCTCGGCCACCAGATGAGGGACCTGGCGCGCAGGATGGGCGAACTGCTCGGCACCACTCCGCGCCGGGAGGAGCACTCTGGATGAGTGCTCCCCGGCCCAGGAACCCGTCCGGGCTCGAGCGCTACTACGTTCTCACCAAGGGGCGCAGCGGTCCGGGCGGTTCGGCGTCGAGCCTCGACGTGGCGACCCTCATCCTCTTCCGCACCGCCCCCGTGACGGGGATGCAGCACGAGCACGAGGACATCCTCCGGCGCTGCCGCGATCCGCTGTCGGTGGCCGAACTCGGCGCCCACCTCGGACTGCCCTTCAACATTCTCGCGGTGCTGCTGACGGATCTGCTGGAGGCAGGCCACGTCGAGGCCCGTGACCCCGTCCCGGCGCACTCCGCCGGCCGCGGGCCCGACCTCGCGCTCCTTGAGGAGGTACTCAGTGGACTTCAAAGGCTTTGACGGTCCCGGCGGGCCCGGTGCCGGAGGCACCCGCTCGGTGAAGGTGATGATCGCCGGAGGCTTCGGCAGGGGGAAGACCACCATGCTCCCCTCATCGGCGTCGCCGACAAGACGGAGACCACCGTCAGCCTGGACTTCGGCAAGATCAGCCTCAACGACAGCCTGATGCTGTACCTGTTCGGCACGCCCGGTCAGGAGCGGTTCTGGTTCCTGTGGAACGGCCTGTTCAAGGGCGCGGTCGTCCTGGTCGACACCCGCCGACTCTCCTCCAGGGCATGTGCTGTACGAAACTGCCCCGAGCGTAAATGACCTATACCGTAAGCGGACGGTGATCTGCGTTACTGCTCATGCCTCTTGAGCTGCGTATACTTGCGCGCCCCCGACGTAAGTGAGAGATGCACGCGTGTCAGCGATCGTCTCCGTCGGCCGGTCGAACGGATCGCGGTCCAGGACCACGAGATCCGCGAGCGCGCCGACGCGGATCGCACCCGTGTCGTCGAGGTGGTTCACATACGCCGAGCCCGTCGTGTAGGCGGTCAACGCCTCGGCGAGCCCGATGCGTTCACCGGGCAGGAACACCGGCGTGTCGCCGCCGTCCGATGCCGCGTCCGGTGCCACGCGGTTGACCGCCACATGGATGCCCTGGAGCGGATCGGGGCTGCTCACCGGCCAGTCGCTGCCCGCCGCGAGCCGGGCGCCGCGGCGCAGCAGCGCGCCGAACGGGTACTGCCACGCGGCCCGTTCGGGCCCCAGGAAGGGAATGGTCAGCTCGTCCATCTGCGGTTCGTGCGCGGCCCACAGCGGCTGGATGTTCGCCGTGGCCCCCAGCCGGGCGAAGCGCGGCACGTCGGTGGGCTGCACGACCTGGAGATGCGCCAGATGGGGCCGAGTGTCGCTCGGCCCGTTCGCGGCGCGCGCGGCCTCGATCGCGTCCAGCGCGTCGCGTACGGCCCGGTCGCCGAGGGCGTGGAAGTGGCACTGGAAGCCGAGCGCGTCCAACTCGGTGACGTACTTGGGCAGTTGATCCGCGTCGATGAAACTGGTGCCCCGGTTGGCCGTGGCGCAGCCGCACTTGTCGAGATAGGGGTCCAGCAGCGCCGCCGTTCCGGTCTCGGCGACGCCGTCCAGCATCAGCTTGACGCTGCCCGCCCGGAAGCGGCCGTGGCTCAACGCGGCCCGCCGCTCCACCAGTTCGGGAATCTGCTCGGCGCCCCGCTCGCGGTCCCACCACAGCGCGCCGACGACGCGGGCGGTGAGCGAGCCGTCCCGCGCGGCGGCGAGGTATGCCTGTGACGGGTCGTCCATGCCGAGGAAGTCCCCGACCAGCGCGTCCTGCCAGGCCGTGATGCCGAGCGCGTGCAGATGCCGCTGGGCGTGCAGCAGGGCCGCCACCCGGTCGGCCGCAGTGGCCGGCGGGGTGAGCCGCCCCACCAGCTGCATCGCCCCCTCCTGCAACGTCCCGCTCGGCTCACCCGAGGCGTCCCGGTCGATCCGACCGTCGGCCGGGTCGGGCGTGTCGCGCGTGATGCCCGCGAGCGCCAGGGCACGGCTGTTGACCCAGGCGCCGTGATGGTCGCGGTTGGGCAGATAGACCGGCCGGTCCGGCACCACCGCGTCCAGCAGCTCCTTCGTCGGCGTACCGCCCTCGAAGGCCTCCATCGACCAGCCGCCACCCGTGATCCACTCCCGCTCGGGGTGCGCGTCGGCGTACGCGCGCACCGCCGCGAGGGTCTCGTCGGCCGTCTTCGCCCCGGTCAGGTCGCACTGGGAGAGCTCCAGCCCGGCCGGTACCGGGTGCACGTGCGCGTCCTGGAACCCGGGCAGCAGCAGCCGCCCGGCGAGGTCCACCACCTCGGTCCGCGGCCCGGCGAGATCGTGCACCTCCTCCCGCCCTACGGCCGTGACGCGTCCGCCGGTGACGGCCACGGCGGTCGCGGTGCGGCCCTCGGGAGTGAGGACGGGGCCGCCGGTGAAGAGGAGATCTGCGTACATGGTCCGTTCCTGGTAGTGGGTCATCGGGACGCGGTCAGAAGCTGGGGTGC containing:
- a CDS encoding GlxA family transcriptional regulator, whose translation is MRGEPQVDRQVDRQVERVEPERVERVVVLALDGVYPFELGIPSRIFGAADGRYEVLTCSVDGRPVHSNADFTIGVQRGPEILATADTVVVASMAPPYIPTELPAEVAAALALIRPDARIVSICTAAFVLAAAGLLDGRKATTHWHVTDLFRRRYPHIDLDPDVLFVHDGRILTSAGAASGIDVCLHIVRTDHGGRLANAVARRCVVPPFRDGGQAQYIEQPVPESGAADTAATRAWALENLGEPLTLADLAAHARMSLRTFARRFHDEVGLSPGRWLIQQRVARARHLLEASDLPVDRIAGQVGFATGASLRQHLHAAIGVSPQAYRRTFQAAADR
- a CDS encoding NAD(P)-dependent alcohol dehydrogenase, with product MSLPTRAAVVESGGAPFTLSDVELAQPGPHEAVVRMVATGLCHTDLGVASGGLPFPLPGVLGHEGAGVVEAVGPAVTGVVPGDHVVLSFTSCGDCRNCRGGHPAYCATWLPLNLIGGRRADGTSTISRDGEELGGHFFGQSSFAELALVDERSLVKVDPEVPLTSIAPLGCGVQTGVGAVWNVLKPVTGSTVVVLGAGAVGLSAVMAAALTPATNIVAVDRVAERLSLAKELGATHTVNAAEADLGEALAQITGGQGADGVVETTGNVGVLRQGVDALAARGTLVVVGAPPFGTEVALDVNGLLGGKQVVGLTLGDAETQTFIPALVRLVKEGRLPLHRLISTYPFAEIDQAVRDMGAGKAIKPVLTF
- a CDS encoding DUF742 domain-containing protein; this encodes MSAPRPRNPSGLERYYVLTKGRSGPGGSASSLDVATLILFRTAPVTGMQHEHEDILRRCRDPLSVAELGAHLGLPFNILAVLLTDLLEAGHVEARDPVPAHSAGRGPDLALLEEVLSGLQRL
- a CDS encoding amidohydrolase encodes the protein MYADLLFTGGPVLTPEGRTATAVAVTGGRVTAVGREEVHDLAGPRTEVVDLAGRLLLPGFQDAHVHPVPAGLELSQCDLTGAKTADETLAAVRAYADAHPEREWITGGGWSMEAFEGGTPTKELLDAVVPDRPVYLPNRDHHGAWVNSRALALAGITRDTPDPADGRIDRDASGEPSGTLQEGAMQLVGRLTPPATAADRVAALLHAQRHLHALGITAWQDALVGDFLGMDDPSQAYLAAARDGSLTARVVGALWWDRERGAEQIPELVERRAALSHGRFRAGSVKLMLDGVAETGTAALLDPYLDKCGCATANRGTSFIDADQLPKYVTELDALGFQCHFHALGDRAVRDALDAIEAARAANGPSDTRPHLAHLQVVQPTDVPRFARLGATANIQPLWAAHEPQMDELTIPFLGPERAAWQYPFGALLRRGARLAAGSDWPVSSPDPLQGIHVAVNRVAPDAASDGGDTPVFLPGERIGLAEALTAYTTGSAYVNHLDDTGAIRVGALADLVVLDRDPFDRPTETIADTRASLTYVGGAQVYAAQEA
- a CDS encoding NADP-dependent oxidoreductase codes for the protein MSTVNTMRAISQDVLGGPEVLKEVELERPTPRPNEVLVRLRAAGVNPTDWKHRATGGFLGEPPFVLGWDVSGVVEAVGVGVARFQPGDEVFGMLSYPFGHGSHAEYVTAPARTFAHKPASLDHTQAGALPLVSLTAWQALVEYADVRPGQRVLVHAAAGGVGHVAVQIAKARGAYVIGTASAGKHEFLRSLGADEVIDYRETDFAEAVKDVDVVLDTLGGETSVRSLKVLRPGGLVVSILPVGSDEFHEEAERLGVRAVRMLVDASHSGMTAIAELVEAGKLRPAIAGTFPLAGVAEAHALGDTGRTTGKLVLLMD
- a CDS encoding roadblock/LC7 domain-containing protein, encoding MTQQGTDVSWALRDLVESIQEINFALVASSDGKAVTSYGADDPDDVDRFAAVVAGPQALAQPAAQQFPKYAGQLRLAMIEVDGGHLFVVRAGVETYLGVLAREGLDQGLLGHQMRDLARRMGELLGTTPRREEHSG
- a CDS encoding ATP-binding protein, whose translation is MLTSKLRGRLHELQGEHGRPPAVARGLMELDQAIGPAGCLSVLGGSDRPGRQWQEPQRLLSVVRGGIGRIKDFHRIDVRHLPELGVDGGLVDHLTLIFAHLLDNAARYSPPTEPVIVSGKEVPNGVGIEFQDSGKGLSEEKKREAEHALVGTAAGAGLGGISEDATIGLRVVGILARRYGIRVTFADSPWLGTSVVVVVPHKYFSPLPAAASATLAATAPTAQAAPAREYTSAATAPAGTADAMDTTPGGLPRHRSKRHEARHEARHEPAERPERTDGTTTVLAAPPDASFAGLAAFATAGREPGEEGVPAAGRESTEQHSTEESD